Proteins encoded in a region of the Pseudomonas shahriarae genome:
- a CDS encoding Ku protein — protein MPRAIWKGAISFGLVHIPVSLVSATSAQGVDFDWLDKRSMDPVGYKRINKTTGKEVTKDNIVKGVAYEKGRYVVLSEEEIRAAHPKSTQTIEIIAFIDRDQIPLQNIDTPYYLAPDKRGGKVYALLRETLDTTAKVALANVILHTKQHLAALMPLDSALVLVMLRWPAEVRGLDELELGEDVIKPSLAKGERDMARRLVEGMSADWQPDDYRDSFQDKIMALVKKKAKAGKIENVEAQDGAQERKSADVLDLTELLKRSLAGKSTAKPAARKKTTKAS, from the coding sequence ATGCCACGGGCAATATGGAAAGGCGCAATCAGCTTCGGCTTGGTACACATCCCCGTGTCGCTGGTCTCGGCCACCTCGGCCCAGGGCGTGGATTTCGACTGGCTGGACAAACGCAGCATGGACCCCGTGGGCTATAAGCGCATCAACAAGACCACCGGCAAGGAAGTCACCAAGGACAACATCGTCAAGGGCGTGGCCTATGAGAAAGGCCGCTACGTGGTGCTCAGCGAAGAAGAGATTCGCGCTGCCCATCCCAAGTCCACGCAAACCATAGAGATCATCGCGTTTATTGACCGCGACCAGATCCCTTTGCAGAACATCGACACCCCCTACTACCTGGCCCCGGACAAACGCGGCGGCAAGGTCTATGCGCTCTTGCGTGAAACCCTGGACACGACCGCCAAGGTCGCCCTGGCCAACGTGATACTGCATACCAAGCAACACCTCGCCGCACTGATGCCCCTGGATTCAGCGCTGGTGCTGGTGATGTTGCGCTGGCCCGCTGAAGTTCGCGGCCTCGACGAACTGGAGTTGGGCGAGGACGTGATCAAGCCGAGCCTGGCCAAAGGCGAACGGGACATGGCCAGGCGCCTGGTGGAAGGCATGAGTGCCGACTGGCAACCGGACGACTACCGCGACAGTTTCCAGGACAAGATCATGGCCCTGGTCAAGAAGAAGGCCAAGGCCGGCAAGATTGAAAACGTCGAGGCCCAGGACGGTGCGCAAGAGCGCAAGTCGGCTGACGTACTCGACCTCACGGAGCTGCTCAAGCGCAGCCTGGCCGGCAAATCGACGGCCAAGCCCGCTGCGCGTAAAAAAACCACCAAGGCCTCCTGA
- a CDS encoding TIGR03067 domain-containing protein, translating to MPTSPPRTTPCPTEQDKQALQGTWEQIALEDSGIANPPDEHSAPGALTTIEGDQFRVMTQDGEVLLQGSFTLDASTTPKSITWIDAIGADAGKHLPASYTLDDERFVFIAADEGMPRPTRFSTTPGQTMRTFVRRS from the coding sequence ATGCCCACGTCCCCTCCCCGCACCACGCCGTGCCCGACCGAACAGGACAAACAAGCCCTGCAAGGCACCTGGGAACAAATCGCCCTGGAAGACAGCGGCATCGCCAACCCACCGGATGAACACAGTGCGCCCGGTGCGCTGACCACAATCGAGGGGGATCAGTTTCGGGTCATGACCCAAGATGGCGAGGTATTACTGCAGGGCAGTTTTACCCTGGACGCCAGCACCACGCCCAAGAGCATCACCTGGATCGACGCCATCGGTGCCGACGCCGGAAAGCACCTGCCCGCCAGCTACACCCTGGATGATGAGCGCTTCGTGTTTATCGCGGCGGATGAAGGCATGCCCCGGCCGACGCGTTTCAGTACGACGCCAGGGCAGACAATGCGCACTTTCGTACGCCGGTCATGA
- the ligD gene encoding DNA ligase D yields MPKPLSEYQRKRNFKVTSEPSPSSPARRPALALTFVVQKHAARNLHYDFRLELDGVLKSWAVPKGPSLDPSHKRLAVHVEDHPLSYGAFEGSIPAGQYGAGDVIVWDRGIWQPHDDPHKAYAAGKLKFTLVGEKLAGDWALVRTRLKGSGDKEQWLLIKENDQQARPISDYDIVQAQPTSVLSNARVGQPKTRQPTLPDQMAPQLATLVDRAPAGDWHYEIKFDGYRILARVRDGHVHLFTRNGHDWSDRLPRQVKALAALKLKDCWLDGEVVSLNRDGLPDFQGLQQAFDSGRSQDLVYYLFDAPFLHGQDQRSVALQERRAALKAALAGNQSPLLRFSEAFAADHHDILHSACSLGLEGVIGKRAGSPYSSTRSADWIKLKCRRRQEFVIVGYTRPQGSRSGFGALLLAVHADRALVYAGRVGTGFDQATLQTLYKKMQPLARQSSPLANPVTAAQARGVHWIRPQLVAEVQFAEWTREGLVRQAAFVGLRSDKPQEQIVHEPPLAQSRVSQIRITHPERIIDPTSGTQKAQLARFYEDISEWLLPHLRHRPVALLRAPEGVDGEQFFQKHSERLAIPLITQLDQALDPGHARLMEIHNLAALIGAVQMGAIELHTWGATVDKIDTPDLFVLDLDPDPALPWKSMLEAAQLVLSVLDELGLTAYIKTSGGKGLHLIVPLARRDGWDTVKAFAKAIALFMTQQLPERFTATSGPKNRIGKIFIDYLRNGRGASTVAAYSVRARPGLPVSVPISRDELDSLRSAQQWNVTNLQARLNSLKADPWAGYANRQRLSKKMWQKLGAQPPE; encoded by the coding sequence ATGCCCAAACCCCTGAGTGAGTATCAGCGCAAGCGCAACTTCAAGGTCACTTCAGAACCGTCGCCGTCAAGCCCCGCACGGCGCCCAGCGTTAGCTTTGACGTTTGTGGTGCAGAAACACGCGGCACGCAACCTGCACTACGACTTTCGCCTCGAACTCGACGGGGTGCTAAAAAGCTGGGCAGTGCCCAAGGGACCCAGCCTGGACCCGAGCCACAAACGCCTGGCGGTGCATGTCGAAGATCATCCGTTGAGCTATGGCGCCTTTGAAGGCAGCATCCCCGCCGGCCAGTATGGGGCGGGTGACGTGATTGTCTGGGACCGTGGCATCTGGCAACCCCACGACGACCCGCACAAGGCCTACGCCGCCGGCAAACTGAAGTTCACCCTGGTCGGCGAAAAGCTTGCGGGCGATTGGGCCTTGGTGCGCACTCGGCTCAAAGGCAGTGGCGACAAGGAGCAATGGCTGTTGATCAAGGAGAATGATCAACAGGCGCGCCCCATCAGCGATTACGACATCGTCCAGGCCCAGCCCACGAGTGTCTTGAGCAATGCGCGGGTAGGCCAGCCTAAGACCCGCCAGCCCACCCTGCCCGACCAAATGGCGCCGCAACTGGCGACCCTGGTAGACCGCGCCCCGGCTGGCGACTGGCATTACGAAATCAAATTCGACGGCTACCGGATCCTGGCGCGGGTACGCGATGGCCATGTGCACCTGTTTACCCGCAACGGCCATGACTGGAGCGATCGCCTGCCCCGCCAGGTCAAAGCCCTCGCGGCGCTGAAACTCAAGGACTGCTGGCTCGATGGCGAGGTGGTCAGCCTCAATCGCGACGGGCTGCCGGACTTCCAGGGATTGCAGCAGGCGTTCGATAGCGGTCGCAGCCAGGACCTGGTGTATTACCTGTTCGACGCGCCGTTCTTGCACGGCCAGGATCAGCGCAGTGTTGCCCTGCAAGAGCGCCGGGCAGCCCTCAAGGCGGCATTGGCGGGGAACCAGAGCCCATTGCTGCGCTTTTCCGAAGCCTTCGCGGCTGATCATCACGATATCTTGCACAGCGCCTGCAGCCTGGGCCTGGAAGGTGTGATCGGCAAGCGCGCCGGCAGCCCCTACAGTTCCACGCGCAGCGCCGATTGGATCAAGCTCAAATGCCGCCGGCGCCAGGAGTTCGTAATCGTCGGCTACACCCGCCCCCAGGGTTCACGCAGCGGGTTTGGCGCGCTGCTGCTGGCAGTCCACGCGGACCGTGCCCTGGTGTATGCCGGGCGCGTGGGGACCGGCTTCGATCAGGCAACCCTGCAAACGCTGTATAAAAAAATGCAGCCCCTGGCCCGGCAATCCTCGCCCTTGGCCAACCCCGTGACCGCCGCCCAGGCCCGTGGCGTGCACTGGATAAGGCCGCAGTTGGTGGCCGAAGTGCAATTTGCCGAATGGACCCGCGAAGGCCTGGTGCGCCAGGCTGCCTTTGTTGGCCTGCGCAGCGATAAACCACAGGAGCAGATTGTGCACGAGCCACCACTGGCGCAAAGCCGTGTTTCACAGATCCGCATTACCCACCCCGAGAGAATCATTGATCCCACCAGTGGCACACAAAAGGCGCAACTGGCCCGATTCTACGAAGATATCAGCGAGTGGCTCCTGCCCCACTTGCGCCATCGCCCGGTCGCACTCCTGCGGGCACCCGAAGGGGTCGACGGCGAGCAGTTTTTCCAGAAACACAGCGAGCGCCTGGCCATTCCCCTTATCACTCAATTGGATCAGGCCCTCGACCCCGGCCATGCGCGCCTGATGGAAATTCATAACCTCGCGGCATTGATCGGCGCCGTACAAATGGGCGCGATTGAGCTGCACACCTGGGGGGCCACGGTCGACAAAATCGACACCCCGGACCTGTTTGTACTCGATCTGGACCCGGACCCGGCGCTGCCCTGGAAGAGCATGTTGGAGGCAGCGCAACTGGTGTTGTCGGTGCTGGATGAACTGGGCCTGACTGCCTATATCAAGACCAGTGGCGGCAAGGGCTTGCACCTGATTGTGCCGTTGGCGCGCCGGGATGGCTGGGACACGGTGAAAGCCTTCGCCAAGGCCATTGCGCTGTTCATGACACAGCAACTGCCGGAGCGTTTTACCGCCACCAGCGGCCCCAAAAACCGCATCGGCAAGATCTTTATCGACTACCTGCGCAATGGCCGCGGTGCCAGCACCGTCGCCGCCTATTCGGTACGCGCCCGCCCGGGGCTGCCGGTTTCCGTGCCCATCAGCCGAGATGAACTCGACAGCCTGCGCAGCGCCCAGCAATGGAATGTGACGAATTTGCAGGCGCGCTTAAACAGCCTGAAAGCTGATCCCTGGGCGGGTTATGCCAACCGCCAACGGCTCAGCAAGAAGATGTGGCAGAAACTGGGGGCCCAGCCGCCAGAATAA
- a CDS encoding LPS O-antigen chain length determinant protein WzzB, whose product MNRTPQVQAPVVSDEIDLFDLFHSIWRQKKLVIGCTLFAGLIGVGYALLAPREYQVSSVLRPAAINELDALNRSEVYKLPPADALAKVGAQLDSYDARLGFFKANPALFQAFQEPGRSLEQSFEAFNRNSIKLILPDPKKSDSLSSYIRLELQYPTDVDGVAILNGFVDYAIAQEREQVGADLKVIVNNRLTELKGKIDAARSNYETDKESKIAKLLEGDKLKRAQLEDELSALRLQMKMQRSNRLAELNEAISIAKSMGIKSPTTPSSMADAGRSGSSQVMRTEVNNQQIPLYFLGTDALEAERRALQQRTSDDFTSSRVAEIGKELQLLEVNRQVEVLKRRGNEDIFLQDVEPLRAEVARLRGLNIDMSALKLVTIDRRAQEPLSPIKPKKVLVVALSLAVGLLLGMFVALVRHLVLTRRQTVAYSGLDDDRFTRRERKDEPPLG is encoded by the coding sequence TTGAACAGAACTCCCCAGGTGCAAGCTCCCGTGGTGTCCGATGAAATTGATTTATTTGATCTGTTCCACTCGATCTGGCGACAAAAGAAACTGGTTATCGGCTGTACCCTGTTTGCCGGCCTGATTGGCGTTGGCTACGCGTTGCTGGCACCCCGTGAGTACCAGGTCAGCAGCGTGCTGCGCCCGGCGGCTATCAATGAGCTGGATGCCCTCAATCGCTCCGAAGTCTATAAGTTGCCGCCGGCGGACGCACTGGCCAAAGTCGGCGCGCAACTGGACTCGTATGACGCGCGACTGGGGTTCTTCAAGGCCAACCCGGCGTTGTTCCAGGCGTTTCAGGAGCCAGGGCGCAGCCTTGAACAGAGTTTTGAAGCGTTCAACCGTAACTCGATCAAGCTGATCCTGCCCGACCCGAAAAAATCCGACTCCCTGAGCAGCTATATTCGTCTTGAGCTGCAATACCCCACGGACGTTGACGGGGTGGCGATTCTCAACGGTTTTGTCGACTACGCCATTGCGCAAGAGCGTGAGCAGGTGGGCGCCGACCTCAAGGTGATCGTCAACAACCGCCTCACCGAGCTCAAGGGCAAGATTGATGCAGCGCGCTCCAATTATGAAACCGACAAGGAATCGAAGATCGCCAAGCTGCTGGAGGGCGACAAGCTCAAACGCGCACAGCTGGAAGATGAACTCAGTGCCCTGCGCCTACAGATGAAAATGCAGCGTTCCAACCGCCTGGCAGAGTTGAACGAAGCGATCTCGATTGCCAAGTCCATGGGTATCAAGAGCCCGACCACACCCTCGTCTATGGCCGATGCCGGGCGTAGTGGCTCCAGTCAGGTGATGCGTACCGAGGTCAATAATCAGCAGATTCCCCTGTACTTCCTCGGCACCGACGCCCTCGAAGCCGAGCGCAGGGCTTTGCAGCAGCGGACCAGCGATGACTTCACCAGTAGCCGTGTTGCGGAAATCGGCAAGGAGCTGCAACTGCTGGAGGTCAATCGCCAAGTCGAAGTCCTGAAGCGGCGGGGCAATGAAGATATTTTCCTGCAGGACGTCGAGCCCTTGCGTGCTGAAGTGGCACGCCTGCGTGGCCTGAATATTGATATGAGTGCGTTGAAACTGGTGACGATTGACCGGCGCGCGCAAGAGCCGCTGAGCCCGATCAAACCGAAAAAAGTCCTGGTGGTTGCATTGAGCCTGGCAGTCGGCTTGCTGCTGGGGATGTTCGTTGCGCTGGTTCGCCATCTGGTCTTGACGCGGCGCCAGACTGTGGCCTATTCAGGCCTGGACGATGACCGTTTTACCCGGCGTGAACGCAAGGATGAGCCGCCATTGGGCTGA
- the lpxO gene encoding lipid A hydroxylase LpxO: MKLIIVALYVASIAYVHLRGRVRHKLGRQLSDHSTFLAPVNCFLYLFSKLPGRPYLAPSDFPDLSPLQEHWQEIREEGQNLMRAGEIKRSDQYNDVGFNSFFKSGWKRFYLKWYGDSHPSAMKLCPRTTELVQSIGSIKAAMFAELPPGSRLVRHRDPYAGSYRYHLGLDTPNDPGCYINVDGENYYWRDGEAVMFDETYIHYAENTTAQNRIILFCDIERPMKYRWAAAFNRWFSRNVMAAAGSPNDAGDKTGGLNRAFTRLYKIRLRGKELKKRNRTRYYLEKWAIFAGLAVIFILI; the protein is encoded by the coding sequence GTGAAACTCATTATTGTTGCTCTGTACGTTGCGTCCATTGCGTATGTCCATCTGCGTGGCCGGGTGCGACATAAGCTGGGCCGTCAATTAAGCGACCACTCCACCTTCCTCGCCCCGGTCAATTGCTTCCTTTACCTGTTCTCCAAGCTGCCCGGCCGGCCGTACCTTGCCCCCAGTGACTTCCCCGACCTGAGCCCGCTCCAGGAGCATTGGCAGGAGATCCGCGAGGAAGGCCAGAACCTGATGCGCGCCGGCGAGATCAAGCGCTCCGACCAATACAACGACGTTGGCTTCAACTCGTTTTTCAAATCGGGCTGGAAGCGTTTCTACCTCAAGTGGTACGGCGACAGTCACCCCTCGGCCATGAAGCTGTGCCCGCGCACTACCGAGCTGGTGCAAAGTATCGGCTCGATCAAGGCGGCGATGTTTGCCGAACTGCCGCCAGGTTCCAGGCTGGTCCGCCATCGCGATCCTTATGCTGGCTCCTATCGCTACCACCTGGGGCTGGATACGCCCAACGATCCAGGCTGCTACATCAACGTGGACGGTGAGAATTATTACTGGCGTGACGGCGAAGCGGTGATGTTCGATGAGACCTACATCCACTACGCCGAAAACACCACGGCGCAAAACCGTATCATTCTGTTCTGCGATATCGAGCGACCGATGAAATATCGTTGGGCGGCAGCGTTCAATCGCTGGTTCAGCCGCAACGTCATGGCGGCCGCCGGCTCACCCAATGATGCCGGGGACAAGACCGGTGGCTTGAACCGCGCTTTCACCCGCCTGTACAAGATCCGCTTGCGGGGCAAGGAGCTGAAAAAGCGTAACCGCACCCGCTATTACCTGGAAAAGTGGGCGATCTTTGCCGGTTTGGCAGTGATTTTTATCCTGATCTGA
- a CDS encoding class I SAM-dependent methyltransferase, translating to MDTLSAQQAIASNKAAWNESAEHHKATEHWQSLLADVGAPDFSCLDPTLTTLLMQVGVKGRDAVQLGCNNGRESLSLYGLGASSVVGVDQSDAFLAQAAELASRSPHAPEFIEADIHHLPERLQGRFDIALITIGVLGWMPDIGLFMGHVASTLKDGGTLVIYETHPILEVFDPAAPNPMLPVTSYFRREPFVQHEAIVYEGPSNSAVAASYWFVHTLGEVVSAAIAAGLQISHLQEYPHSNREELYDQYENQAAQLPMCYTLTAVKRPA from the coding sequence ATGGACACGCTGTCTGCTCAACAGGCAATCGCCAGCAACAAGGCCGCCTGGAACGAATCCGCCGAACACCACAAAGCTACCGAGCACTGGCAAAGCCTGCTCGCGGATGTCGGCGCGCCTGATTTCTCCTGCCTGGATCCCACCCTGACCACCCTGTTAATGCAGGTGGGCGTCAAGGGGCGGGACGCCGTGCAACTGGGTTGCAATAACGGCCGTGAAAGCCTGTCGCTGTATGGGCTGGGCGCCAGCAGTGTGGTGGGGGTCGACCAGTCCGATGCATTTCTGGCACAGGCGGCGGAGCTGGCCAGTCGCTCACCCCATGCGCCCGAGTTTATCGAAGCCGATATTCATCATTTGCCCGAGCGGTTGCAGGGGCGTTTTGATATCGCCCTGATCACCATCGGGGTGTTGGGTTGGATGCCGGATATCGGGCTATTCATGGGGCATGTCGCCAGCACCCTCAAAGACGGCGGGACGCTGGTGATCTACGAGACTCATCCGATCCTGGAAGTGTTCGACCCCGCAGCGCCGAACCCGATGCTGCCGGTCACCTCATATTTTCGCCGCGAGCCTTTTGTGCAGCACGAGGCGATTGTCTATGAGGGGCCGAGTAACAGCGCAGTCGCGGCGTCTTACTGGTTCGTGCACACCTTAGGCGAGGTTGTCAGCGCGGCCATCGCGGCAGGCTTGCAGATCAGCCACCTGCAGGAGTACCCGCACTCCAATCGCGAAGAGCTCTACGACCAGTACGAGAACCAGGCGGCGCAACTGCCGATGTGCTACACCCTGACCGCCGTCAAGCGCCCGGCCTGA